In the Candidatus Poribacteria bacterium genome, CAACCCCGTAGCTTTGGTAACCGAAGAAGGTGCCTAATCTTCCCATTGCGGTCTGCACCTCATCGAAGATGAGCAATAGATTGTGCTTATCACAGAGTTCTCGTAAGCCTTGGGGATACCCATCACTGGGCATATTAACACCACCCTCGGACTGAATTGGCTCAACTAAAATAGCGCAGGTCTTTTCACTGATGGCGGCTTCAGTTGCTTCCAGATCGTCGAACGGCACGTATTTGAAACCATCAAGCATCGGTTCAAACCCAACGTGGTATTTCGTCTGTGCGGTGGCAGTAATGGTCGCCATTGTCCGTCCGTGGAAAGAATTGTCCATTGTGATGATTTCATAAGCATCCGTATTACCGCTGTCTTTGGCGTATTTTCGCGCCAGTTTGATTGCGGCTTCGTTTGCTTCAGCACCGCTATTACAGAAGAAGCACTGATCCATGTCGGAGTTGTCAATAAGCAGTTTCGCGAGTTCTGCCTGCGGCTGAATATAGTAAAGATTGGACGTGTGCAAGAGTTTGCCTGCCTGCTCACGGATAGCGGCGACGACCTTCGGGTGGCAATGTCCTAAGCCGTTAACAGCGAGTCCGCCAAGGAAATCGAGGTACTTTTTACCGTCGGCATCCCACAGATAGGGACCCTCGCCTTTGACGAACGCGAGACTTCTGTCCCCGTAAGTATTAATAATATATTCAGTCGCCATCGCTTTAATTTCAGCGGTTGTCATTTTTTTAACTATGGCCTCCTGTTCTGCTCTCCATTACATTACGAGCAGGTTTCTGGTTAATTCGTAATTCTTCTGGGGATTTGTGCGTTTCTGGACCTTTAAAACAGGACTTACGTAAATTGCGTGAAAAAGCAATATATTTTCCCCAAAAAAGTTGTTTCAGTGATTTAACCTCCTAAGCCCTCTTATCAGGGAAACTTTAAGAGAAGATGGGTAAGTTCTATAAAATTACCAATTCGTGTAGGCACCGTCATCGCGTTGATAGCCGTGAGGCGGTCCGTATTCTTGTGTTGAGATGTCAGGAAGCGCGTCTTCGTTGAATTCGATGCCGAGTCCGGGACCTTCAGGCGGTAGGAGATAGCCTGATTCCCAGGGCATCTGCACCGGGAAAACATCCGTCATTGAGGACATCGGTGCACGCGGAAGTTCCTGTACACCAAGGAGCGCTGATGACAAAGAGAGATGCAGGCACGCGGCAGCGGATACAGGTCCTAACGGATTGTGCGGTGCTATGTAGATATAATGTGTTTCACACCATCCCGCGATTTTACGTGCTTCCGTTAACCCGCCAGCAATACAGAGATCAACGCGGCAGTAATCCATGAGATCTTCTTCGATGACTTCTCGGAATGTCCATTTGCTGTCGAATTGTTCGCCAACGGCAATGGGTACCGAGGTCTGCTGCCGAAGCCGTCTGAGACTGGCGGGGTTTTCTGCGCGAAGTGGGTCCTCGATGAAAAATGGATTGTACTGTGCGACCTTGTTACAGAAATCAAGGCTGTCTGCTGGATCAAGGCGGGTATGCACGTCAATCAGTATTTCGAGATCATCGCCTAATGCGTGACGAACGGCTTCCACCTGTTTAACACAGTTTCGGACCGCGCGTCTGGGTTCAAACCGCCCCCCACTGTCAGAATGATCAACCACGCTCCATCGAACGAACTTCCAACCGGCTTCGTAGGTTTGCCGACAGCTCTCGACGATTGCATCAATTGAGCCCCCACCGTTATGCGGATAACAAACGACTTTGTCTCTTGTACGTCCGCCTAAAAGTTCATAAACAGGAACATTCAGTGCTTTCCCCTTGATGTCCCAGAGCGCGATATCTACGGCACTCACTGCTGCGGATTGAACGACTCCTCCGGGGAAAAAGCCGCCACGAAACATCACCTGCCACAAGTATTCAATTCGGAACGGATCTGCGCCGATGAGGAACGGTTCAAATGAGCGAACGACTTCGGCTAAAGCGAGCGCACGGCGGCGGAGTCCGCCCTCACCGACACCATAGATACCAGCATCGGTTTCGACTTTCACAAAAAAATAGCCGTCCGCTGAAGCAAAAGATTTAACTTTGGTAATCTTCATTCTCTATCCTTAATTTGTAGTTTCTGATGAGCAGCACTTTTCTTTTCTGTAAAAAGGACAGGTTTGAAAAGCTGCCTCATAACTTTTTCGTTAATCACACGGGCTATTGCGCCTGTAGGGGAAAAATTACGCATAGTAGTTCGTGAAAACTACGTGAACCCTGAATTTCCCGATCTGTTTATCAATAGGTTTAATCTTTGGTGGCGGTTCGTGCAACTATACCAAGCGTAAGGAGAAACGCCACAAACACACTCACTACGAACCATTCCATTACTATACCGCCTCTAACGTTGGCGTATTGTCCTGACAGTGGACGGGACGGAAGAGCGTTTGGCGTTTGAACGGCATCTCTTCAAGGTGCTTTGGGTGTGGGTCCCACTTGTGCCACTTGTTGCCAACAGTATTGTAGCATTGGAAAATCGCGACTCGATCAGCTTCTTCGTCTGTCCACTTCGCTCCTGTGTGTGTGATTGCTTCTGTGAAAACTAGCATGGAGCCAGCAGGACAGGTGTAATCCTCCCACAGCGGTGAATTGCGATCCGTCGTTGACTTCGGAGCAGGAAATGCCCCTTTATGGCTGCCGGTGAGGAACATCGTACCACCGCCGCCTTCCTTGACCGGATTGAGTTCCCAGACGACGCGCGTCAAGCCGCTATGTGCCTTGTCGTGGTGCAAATGGTACGTATGTGAGTTGCCGGGGAAGTTGAGCATCCCGCGCCCACCGTGCGGTTGGAAGTTGTCGTGTCCATTTGCTCGGATAGTTAGGAATGTGCTTTCCAATCGGAAGCCGTAGCAATTTTCGTTGGCATAGCCCGATGTCAGAAATTCGTCCATGAATCCGAGCACAACTGGATGGTCGGTGAGTGTCTCAAGGGGCCCGCCAATAGAAGAACGGTGATGTTCAGAGATTGATTCGGGTTCCTGTTTGAGTTGATAGCAGAACTCGCGCATCTCTTTAACTTCGGTTTCGCCGAGTACGCCTGGAAACAGGAGCCATCCACGGGTATCAAAAAGAAAACGTTGTTCTTCCGTGAGTGGAATCGGTAGTAGGTTGTCAGCATTCGTCGTAGGATTCGGCATAGTTTTATCCTTAAAAGTAGTAGGCACGCTCCGACGTGCCGTAACAAGTGGACCGATAACTATTCATACAAACGTTCGTCTTCCAGTGACAGCCAATTGCCGTAGTCACGAGGCATATCCTTGATTTCGCCTAAACCGGCTTCGGTACGCCACCGCAGCAACGGATGCTCGCGGTTTTTCTGAGGCAGCTCGACACGTGTACCGTAAGCAGCAGACTCGAAGATTGCCATCAAAATCTCAATGACATGGCGACCCTCTTCGCCGTTAGATTCGTGTTCTCGGTTTTCGTCGAGTGCGTTCACATATTCGTCAACGAAGCAGTAATCGTCAGCGTCTGCGCCCTTTTCCCGGTCAAAATGTTCTGGATAGATAGATGGGAGTGCTTCCCACTGGTCGTGTATTCCATCGGGAACGAAATGCGGCGTAGGTAACCACCAGGAACCTTTCAATTCCGACCAGATGAGTCTACCTTCAGTGCCGTAGAGTTCCATCATGTAAGCATCGGTATCTACCTTCGGAAATCTGTGCTGAATGAGCGTGCCTGTGACATTTCCGTCGAATTGAAGTGTCGCCGTCGCATATTCGCCTGCGACTGTGCCCATGCCAGCCGGTGAGGGGAGGACATCGTCGTGTATAAGCGCGCGTCCACCTGTCGTCGCTTGTGCTACGACGCTTCGGCACTTTCCACCGAAACGGAGCATGTTGTTGACGACGTGCGTTCCGATGTTCATTAACCCGTAACCTGCGTAGTAGCCCTTGCCACTGGCGTAGATGTAGCGTAGGTCGCCGATTTTTCCTTCGTCTAAGGCTTTCGCAACTGCCTGTATTGATGGACTCGTGCGGCGTTGATGATGTACGGCGACGCGAGCGTTTTTCTCTTTCGCCTTTGCCAGTACTTCGTCTGCTTGAACGAGATCAATACAGAGCGGTTTCTCTACCTCAATGTTCACGCCGTGTTCAAGGACACGCATGCAGAGCGGATAGTGCGCCTCTGTTGCTGTCGGAATTGCGACGATATCGGGAGTTGTCTGCCGAATCATCTCGTCTAAATCGGTGAAATGTGTTGAGACATTCACGATGTTACCGAGCGTCTCTAACCGCTCTTGGACGAGGTCACAGAGTGCCACGATTTCGGTACGCGGATGCGCGTGATACGCTTTTGCTGCCGAGGTGCCGCGACTCCGACACCCTAATATGGCAACGCGATAAGTCTTCATATTTTTAACAGTTGGGTTCCTACTCGACTTTTTCAGCCCACACGCTGACCGCTATGGGGCCTCTGTCAAAAGTCTGCGGACGATGAACCTCAACTGTCCTCGTAACAATTAAGTTTCTTTAAAATCTCGTACTGGTTCTGATAATATTAACCTGTTTGGATTTTGCTGTCAAGGCAATTATCTGTCAGAATCAGGATTTGCAACGAAACATCAGCTACCACAGAAAATAACAGAATTTTGGGATCTGTCAAAATTGGTCGAAAACCCAAGCTGCGAAAGGGTTGGGAAGCGATTTTGAAAAATTTCATGGCGGTTAAATTTGTCAAATTTCTGTGGTGAATTTGATAGGGTGTTTTATCTGTGAATTATGGATATACTGTAAGTTAACTTACACAACGCTTATAGTTATGAAAGTTATTCAATTAGATATGATATTACGAGGCATCTTTCAATGCAAAATTAAGATTCTCTGGGATTCATTTTCAGGTTGGTCTTGGGTTTCCACTCGCGGATGAGTTCGGTCTCTAATAACACCGTCTCTTCCGCGTCTTCTGTGAATTCTACCGAGAATTGGATGATCGGTCTAAACATCCGAAGTTGTGAATGGAGCCCGTCATTTTGTGCATTTGAATAGTGCTGGAGCAACCGCCTTCGGACACAGGTTGTGGATTCCCCGACGTAAAGGCACTCGTTTCGTCCCTCGGTGCCAGTTTTTCGCCATAGGACATATACGCCACTCTGTCCAGTCGGCAATTGCAATATCTCTTCGCGCGTAAACGGACGTAGGTTACGTTTGAGTTGATACTGTAAGACATAGGGGGTAACTGTATCACGCATGAGATACTTTCCATTGATGGGCGATACACAGAGTGCGCCTACTACTTTTAAACTGCAAACTCTGTCTGTTCTGCTTCACCCATTGACTGTGAGATGTACTGCCACTGGGTTACGAGGTTGTTATAGCGTGATGCGCTTTCCGCATCCCCGCGAGCATCATAGTAAGCGTATAAGACGCGCGCCAAACGCTTTGCGGATTCGTAATCGCGCATGGCGCGTGCAACGGCGGTACATCCGGAAATACCGCCGCTTCTCTCTACACTGGACAGATGCCATACCATCCGCAGGCACCCCTCCCACGCGGTCATCTCTTCACTGTTATCGCGCTCGGCGTATTCTTCGGGTTTCAGCAGCCGAACTTTACCGCGTGCCGAAAGCAGGACCTTGTCGTGCATAGCAGCAATGTCCACATCCTTTGCTTTTGAAAGCCCCTCTGCATCACCGTAATTGCCCTCCATGTAGCCGTGCTGCTGGAACCAGGTCAAACAGAACTGACTCTCTGGATCTAACTCGCCTGTTTCTTTTTCGTGGTAATCGGTGATTTCGTTGTTGATGTGCATGAGGACTTCGCGTATTGGAACAACTTCACCACTGATTCGTGTTATCTTGCGATAGCGGGAGTAGACCTCCATTCCCGGTCCAATAGCGGCTTGTGCGAGATCAACGGGTCTGATGTTTGCAATGCGCGTGAGTCTATCAAGTGCGGGCGGCATCTCTTTTTTCAATTCTTGTAGAAATTCATTGCGGGTTATAGCAGGGGCATCTTCGCTGCGTGGACGGCAAACCAAAACAATGGAGGATGCTAATGCGTTAATACCTGTTTTGAGTGCCTTTGGTTGTTCTGTCCGCATAGGCCAAGTGCCGATTATTTTAAAACCTGCGTTTACGATTGCTATAAGCATTGTTTCCCATCCTGTGGAGGTTCGCCCATCGCGTTCCTCTTTCTGCTGTTTATAAGCATAGAAAATAGAAGTGGGAAATGTGTCGGAGCAGTGGTTTCGGATTTTCAGAATTGCCATGCCCAAAAGTTCTTCAAAATGAGCGTTATGGTTTTCAAATCTATATCTGTTGGCAACTATCTCTTCATCTTTAGGAGTCAGCATACCGGCAAACAGCTCCGGATAGACATTGCGAAGCATGTGCCTCAACCAGACGTAGAAAAAGTCGGATGAATCAGCATAGTGTATGTTATCGTAGTACGGTGGATCGGTGACAATAATGGGTCGATCAATAGCATGAACTGTGGTAGTTGCATCTGCTTGATAGACTTCACCTCTGGTTGCGGGGGCTGGTAAATTTTCAATAACTTTAGCTATCCACTCTACTTGTCCCATCCAGTTTTGTGTTGAAAAAGAAAACGGGTTTGCTTCAACAAAGTCCCATGTCATCGGAATTCCTTGGCGTGCAAAAACTCCCTCAATTTTCATCCCTGAGTTGTTCCAAACTGTGAAACTGGAATTACCATCGGCGGCCCTACCAATAGCAAGAACAAAATAGTTTTGCAGTACTTCAGCATATTTCGCTTCTGCCCCATCTTTTATAATCTGATTGTGAACTTCAGGTAACAAACTTTCAAATATGTTCAGGGCATTGATCTGTCGATCTGTGAAAAGTCTATGCCACTCTGTGAACCCGTAGAGTTGAACGCTGATGCTTCTCGCTTGTTCGGGTAGTTTTCCTCTCGGTCGCCACGCGGGTTCAGCATCCTCGGCGGCTTGGATATGTGCTTCAGTGGGGGACAAGAACAATTTCCTATGTTCACCATCAGCAACTATAGTTGTCATTATCTTATCTATGTTACCTGCTTTTCCCTGTTCCCGGATATAAGGTAATTTAACTGCACTACCGCAAACGATGCAGAAAGCACCGTTTTTGTTTACGGTACCGTCTTGTGGTACTCCACCACTATGATCCTGAACAACAAATGAAATTGTGTTTGATTCTCTGTCAACAACGGATTTAATCCAATGTTCATTGCCTTTCTTTTTTGATAACTGAAATGTCTTTACCAAAGGCATTTGGAGTCCACAAGCTGGATTGATACACGGCACGGTGCGTGCCCATAACCATGCGACTGCGGTTGCAGTAGTGCCGTCTGGTAACTGAACGTCCGGATATAGATGTCCAATGCGTTTGTGTGCCTCTTCGCGCATCCATGCACCGTAGTAGCGGATGTCAGCTGCCAAACCTGCAGTGCCTTTCCACGGTATGCGCCTTCTCTTTCTACCTGTGCCGGTGAACATTCCCAACGGATCGGCATCGGGATTGACAGGATTCTGGTCATGGAACTTCGGCGGCAGTTCAATCATTGCCTTGTTGAGTAGGACAGCCAGCGGATTCAGATCGGAAGCGCGGGCGCGTAATCCGAGGCGTTGTGCCTCAAGCGGGATGGAACCACCGCCACAAAACGGGTCATAGACAGCGGGACAGTGGTCATGAAGATATTGTAGGACAGTCTTTGGATCATTCTTAAATCTGTTATGAAACG is a window encoding:
- a CDS encoding aspartate aminotransferase family protein is translated as MTTAEIKAMATEYIINTYGDRSLAFVKGEGPYLWDADGKKYLDFLGGLAVNGLGHCHPKVVAAIREQAGKLLHTSNLYYIQPQAELAKLLIDNSDMDQCFFCNSGAEANEAAIKLARKYAKDSGNTDAYEIITMDNSFHGRTMATITATAQTKYHVGFEPMLDGFKYVPFDDLEATEAAISEKTCAILVEPIQSEGGVNMPSDGYPQGLRELCDKHNLLLIFDEVQTAMGRLGTFFGYQSYGVVPDVITMAKALGSGVPIGAMLAKRNIAESFVPGTHAATFGGNPLVTAAASTTVRTILEEDLAVNAVKMGNYLAGGLMELKDKYPVKEVRGKGLLRGLVMEVDAKPLAAQCIENGLVTICTNDYVLRFLPPLNINAGHVEEAVDIVEKSMSEVL
- the dgoD gene encoding galactonate dehydratase; protein product: MKITKVKSFASADGYFFVKVETDAGIYGVGEGGLRRRALALAEVVRSFEPFLIGADPFRIEYLWQVMFRGGFFPGGVVQSAAVSAVDIALWDIKGKALNVPVYELLGGRTRDKVVCYPHNGGGSIDAIVESCRQTYEAGWKFVRWSVVDHSDSGGRFEPRRAVRNCVKQVEAVRHALGDDLEILIDVHTRLDPADSLDFCNKVAQYNPFFIEDPLRAENPASLRRLRQQTSVPIAVGEQFDSKWTFREVIEEDLMDYCRVDLCIAGGLTEARKIAGWCETHYIYIAPHNPLGPVSAAACLHLSLSSALLGVQELPRAPMSSMTDVFPVQMPWESGYLLPPEGPGLGIEFNEDALPDISTQEYGPPHGYQRDDGAYTNW
- a CDS encoding phytanoyl-CoA dioxygenase family protein → MPNPTTNADNLLPIPLTEEQRFLFDTRGWLLFPGVLGETEVKEMREFCYQLKQEPESISEHHRSSIGGPLETLTDHPVVLGFMDEFLTSGYANENCYGFRLESTFLTIRANGHDNFQPHGGRGMLNFPGNSHTYHLHHDKAHSGLTRVVWELNPVKEGGGGTMFLTGSHKGAFPAPKSTTDRNSPLWEDYTCPAGSMLVFTEAITHTGAKWTDEEADRVAIFQCYNTVGNKWHKWDPHPKHLEEMPFKRQTLFRPVHCQDNTPTLEAV
- a CDS encoding Gfo/Idh/MocA family oxidoreductase; protein product: MKTYRVAILGCRSRGTSAAKAYHAHPRTEIVALCDLVQERLETLGNIVNVSTHFTDLDEMIRQTTPDIVAIPTATEAHYPLCMRVLEHGVNIEVEKPLCIDLVQADEVLAKAKEKNARVAVHHQRRTSPSIQAVAKALDEGKIGDLRYIYASGKGYYAGYGLMNIGTHVVNNMLRFGGKCRSVVAQATTGGRALIHDDVLPSPAGMGTVAGEYATATLQFDGNVTGTLIQHRFPKVDTDAYMMELYGTEGRLIWSELKGSWWLPTPHFVPDGIHDQWEALPSIYPEHFDREKGADADDYCFVDEYVNALDENREHESNGEEGRHVIEILMAIFESAAYGTRVELPQKNREHPLLRWRTEAGLGEIKDMPRDYGNWLSLEDERLYE
- a CDS encoding GIY-YIG nuclease family protein is translated as MRDTVTPYVLQYQLKRNLRPFTREEILQLPTGQSGVYVLWRKTGTEGRNECLYVGESTTCVRRRLLQHYSNAQNDGLHSQLRMFRPIIQFSVEFTEDAEETVLLETELIREWKPKTNLKMNPRES
- a CDS encoding DUF1156 domain-containing protein; the protein is MPNYRKKLIEVNIPLQAINVESAKDASLTHGHPSTLHRYWARRPLAACRAVIFASMVDDPSECKDEFPTESEQNAERNRLHNIIKRLVIWQNSNDENLLAEARYEIAFSVARNNGENLVSFHNRFKNDPKTVLQYLHDHCPAVYDPFCGGGSIPLEAQRLGLRARASDLNPLAVLLNKAMIELPPKFHDQNPVNPDADPLGMFTGTGRKRRRIPWKGTAGLAADIRYYGAWMREEAHKRIGHLYPDVQLPDGTTATAVAWLWARTVPCINPACGLQMPLVKTFQLSKKKGNEHWIKSVVDRESNTISFVVQDHSGGVPQDGTVNKNGAFCIVCGSAVKLPYIREQGKAGNIDKIMTTIVADGEHRKLFLSPTEAHIQAAEDAEPAWRPRGKLPEQARSISVQLYGFTEWHRLFTDRQINALNIFESLLPEVHNQIIKDGAEAKYAEVLQNYFVLAIGRAADGNSSFTVWNNSGMKIEGVFARQGIPMTWDFVEANPFSFSTQNWMGQVEWIAKVIENLPAPATRGEVYQADATTTVHAIDRPIIVTDPPYYDNIHYADSSDFFYVWLRHMLRNVYPELFAGMLTPKDEEIVANRYRFENHNAHFEELLGMAILKIRNHCSDTFPTSIFYAYKQQKEERDGRTSTGWETMLIAIVNAGFKIIGTWPMRTEQPKALKTGINALASSIVLVCRPRSEDAPAITRNEFLQELKKEMPPALDRLTRIANIRPVDLAQAAIGPGMEVYSRYRKITRISGEVVPIREVLMHINNEITDYHEKETGELDPESQFCLTWFQQHGYMEGNYGDAEGLSKAKDVDIAAMHDKVLLSARGKVRLLKPEEYAERDNSEEMTAWEGCLRMVWHLSSVERSGGISGCTAVARAMRDYESAKRLARVLYAYYDARGDAESASRYNNLVTQWQYISQSMGEAEQTEFAV